In Tursiops truncatus isolate mTurTru1 chromosome X, mTurTru1.mat.Y, whole genome shotgun sequence, the following proteins share a genomic window:
- the SERPINA7 gene encoding thyroxine-binding globulin — protein MPLFFYLVFLVLGLHCAPPNSCEGKITSCLSPQQNATFYKMSSINADFAFNLYRRFTVETPDQNIFFSPVSISAALAMLSTGACSSTQTQILESLGFNLTDTTMAEIQQGFQYLICSLNFPKKELELQMGNALFIGKQLKPLAKFLDDVNNLYETEVFSTNFSNVSAAQQEINSHVERKTKGKIVGLIQDLKPNTIMVLVNYIFFKAQWANPFDPSKTEEGSSFLVDKTTTVQVPMMHQIEQYYHLVDTELNCTVLQMDYSKNALALFVLPKEGQIEWVEGAMSSKTLKKWNRLLRKGWINLFVPKFSISATYDLGAILLKMGIQDAFADTADFSGLTKDNGLKLSNAAHKAVLHIGEKGTEAVPEVRFLNQPEITLLHPIIQFDRSFLLLILEKNTRSILFLGKIVDPTEV, from the exons ATGCCACTGTTCTTCTATCTGGTTTTCTTGGTACTTGGGCTTCATTGTGCACCACCTAACAGCTGTGAAGGCAAAATAACCTCCTGCCTTTCCCCCCAACAAAATGCCACTTTCTATAAGATGTCATCTATCAATGCTGACTTTGCATTCAACCTGTACCGGAGGTTCACCGTGGAGACTCCAGATCAGAACATCTTCTTTTCCCCTGTGAGCATCTCTGCAGCTTTGGCCATGCTCTCCACTGGGGCCTGCTCCAGCACCCAAACTCAAATCCTGGAAAGCTTGGGGTTCAACCTTACAGACACCACAATGGCAGAGATCCAGCAGGGCTTCCAGTACCTGATCTGTTCCCTGAATTTTCCAAAGAAGGAGCTGGAATTACAGATGGGAAATGCCCTTTTCATTGGGAAGCAGCTGAAACCACTGGCAAAGTTCTTGGATGATGTCAACAACCTCTATGAGACTGAAGTCTTTTCTACAAACTTCTCCAATGTTTCTGCAGCCCAGCAGGAGATCAATAGTCATGTGGAGAGGAAAACCAAAGGGAAAATTGTGGGCCTCATCCAAGACCTCAAACCAAACACCATTATGGTTCTGGTgaactatattttctttaaag CCCAGTGGGCAAATCCTTTTGATCCATCCAAGACAGaagagggttccagtttcttagTGGACAAGACCACAACAGTGCAAGTGCCCATGATGCACCAGATTGAACAATACTATCACCTGGTGGATACAGAGCTGAACTGCACAGTGCTGCAAATGGACTACAGCAAGAATGCTCTGGCACTCTTTGTCCTTCCCAAGGAGGGCCAGATTGAGTGGGTGGAAGGGGCCATGTCATCTAAAACACTGAAGAAGTGGAACCGCTTACTGCGGAAGGG gTGGATTAACTTGTTTGTTCCAAAGTTTTCCATTTCTGCCACATATGACCTTGGAGCCATCCTTTTGAAGATGGGCATCCAGGATGCCTTTGCTGACACTGCTGATTTTTCTGGACTCACAAAGGACAATGGTCTTAAACTTTCCAAT GCTGCCCACAAGGCTGTGCTGCATATTGGTGAAAAGGGAACTGAAGCTGTCCCTGAAGTCAGATTTCTGAATCAGCCTGAAATAACTCTTCTTCATCCTATCATCCAGTTTGATAGATCCTTCTTGTTGTTGATATTGGAGAAAAACACCAGGAGTATTCTCTTTCTAGGGAAAATTGTGGACCCAACAGAAGTGTAG